In a single window of the Bradyrhizobium sp. ORS 285 genome:
- a CDS encoding glutathione binding-like protein translates to MDLYFSPLACSLATRIALYEAGASANYLEVDPKTKIVRNDGSDFRTVNPLGLVPTLRTDDGELLTENAAILQYVADRFPDAKLGTDPGMDRSRLHQWLCFIGTELHKGLFIPILDRTAPDEMKSHVLKKNLSRLDYLDNHLDDREFLLDHFTVADAYLVTVINWTMATPPIELAKWPAVKAYYERLRARPSIARAISEEFELYKAELARHKAAA, encoded by the coding sequence ATGGACCTGTATTTCTCACCACTCGCCTGCTCGCTCGCCACGCGCATCGCGCTCTATGAAGCCGGCGCATCGGCAAATTATCTCGAGGTCGATCCGAAGACGAAGATCGTCCGCAACGACGGCTCGGATTTCCGCACCGTCAACCCGCTCGGCCTCGTCCCGACGCTCCGCACCGACGACGGCGAGTTGCTCACCGAGAACGCAGCGATCCTCCAATATGTCGCCGACCGCTTCCCCGACGCGAAGCTCGGGACCGACCCCGGCATGGACCGCAGCCGGCTGCATCAATGGCTGTGCTTCATCGGCACAGAGCTGCACAAGGGGCTGTTCATCCCGATCCTCGACAGAACCGCCCCCGACGAGATGAAATCTCATGTGCTGAAAAAGAACCTCTCGCGGCTCGACTATCTCGACAATCATCTTGATGACCGCGAGTTTCTGCTCGACCATTTCACCGTCGCCGATGCCTATCTCGTCACCGTGATCAACTGGACGATGGCCACCCCGCCGATCGAGCTCGCCAAATGGCCAGCCGTGAAAGCCTACTACGAGCGTCTGCGCGCGCGCCCCTCCATCGCACGCGCAATCAGCGAGGAGTTCGAGCTCTACAAGGCGGAACTCGCAAGGCACAAGGCAGCTGCCTAG